Proteins from one Triticum aestivum cultivar Chinese Spring chromosome 7A, IWGSC CS RefSeq v2.1, whole genome shotgun sequence genomic window:
- the LOC123149429 gene encoding uncharacterized protein produces MVSAGGRFEKSPTAAPSVVSAGGRSGEVHTGQYNIYQPPASLRGWPDDRDTEAALRHLGLLDFARLQLPDGIPRHDLVSDLVASYHRENCRGYAYLWGVRVSVDRKSFLSAAALQATAEHKVLPPRRRTRSTRSSSTVTSAALQFMEIWILPQFQGRDMLPSNVSAAMREVKAELAHNVDWGELIWDLVQNEILELPKRDDKNSYFGLHLLRLIWVKHPEVFGLKDRMERLARVHLDRILPQVVDKVTERIRLEFTRPKKITRFFRVQQPQVVNNLSKPVESGDEAAAVVQVQQQSMVGDEAAAAVQVQQQSMVGDEAAAVVQVQQQSMVVQSSPLTIVLNNDASVGKRNSLEAALAEPRHADTHKHGVKHVKQQFQQGNQQKQTCNSNKCSVPSGSIVLNDDARDSMEAALVEPGQADAHRHVKQQFQQGNRQKWTRKRSKRSVPSGSRICSANSSCDVIGIKSEFKHARLENQPPKELLEAEVFIQAIKVLNETLSAETIVHILQDSPPSGSPLKRSGAVVEVTK; encoded by the coding sequence ATGGTCAGCGCCGGCGGCAGGTTCGAGAAGAGCCCCACCGCAGCGCCGTCCGTGGTCAGCGCGGGCGGCCGGTCCGGGGAGGTCCACACCGGCCAGTACAACATCTACCAACCGCCAGCCTCTCTCCGCGGCTGGCCCGACGACCGCGACACGGAGGCCGCCCTCCGCCACCTCGGCCTCCTCGATTTCGCGCGGCTCCAGCTCCCGGACGGTATCCCCCGACACGACCTCGTCTCCGATCTGGTCGCCTCCTACCACCGGGAGAACTGCCGCGGCTACGCCTACCTCTGGGGCGTCCGCGTCAGTGTCGACCGCAAGTCCTTCCTCAGCGCGGCAGCCCTCCAAGCCACGGCGGAGCACAAGGTGCTCCCTCCACGGCGCAGGACGAGGAGCACAAGGAGCTCGTCCACGGTTACCTCCGCCGCCTTGCAGTTCATGGAAATCTGGATCCTCCCGCAGTTCCAGGGCAGGGACATGTTGCCGTCGAATGTGTCGGCTGCGATGCGGGAGGTGAAGGCGGAGTTGGCGCATAACGTCGACTGGGGTGAGCTGATCTGGGACCTAGTACAGAATGAGATTCTTGAATTGCCAAAGAGGGATGATAAAAATTCTTACTTTGGGTTGCATCTCCTGAGACTCATTTGGGTAAAGCATCCAGAGGTGTTCGGGTTGAAGGACAGGATGGAAAGACTCGCTCGGGTGCATCTTGACAGAATCTTACCGCAGGTAGTCGACAAAGTGACGGAAAGAATCCGGTTGGAGTTTACGAGACCCAAGAAGATTACGAGATTCTTCCGGGTGCAGCAGCCGCAGGTGGTCAACAACCTGTCCAAACCGGTGGAGTCTGGGGATGAAGCTGCAGCAGTTGTTCAAGTTCAACAGCAATCCATGGTGGGGGATGAAGCTGCAGCAGCTGTTCAAGTTCAACAGCAATCCATGGTGGGGGATGAAGCTGCGGCAGTTGTTCAAGTTCAACAGCAATCCATGGTGGTACAGAGCTCACCGCTGACCATAGTGCTGAATAATGATGCAAGCGTGGGCAAGAGGAACAGCTTGGAGGCTGCCCTGGCAGAGCCTAGGCACGCTGATACACACAAGCATGGAGTGAAGCATGTGAAGCAGCAGTTTCAGCAGGGCAATCAACAGAAGCAGACCTGTAACAGTAACAAGTGTAGTGTACCCAGTGGATCCATAGTGCTGAATGATGATGCGAGGGACAGCATGGAAGCTGCCCTGGTGGAGCCTGGGCAGGCTGATGCACACAGGCATGTGAAGCAGCAGTTTCAGCAGGGCAATCGACAGAAGTGGACCCGTAAGAGGAGCAAGCGTAGTGTACCCAGTGGATCAAGAATCTGCTCCGCAAATAGTTCTTGTGACGTTATAGGAATAAAGAGTGAGTTTAAACATGCGCGACTGGAGAACCAACCTCCAAAGGAGTTGCTTGAAGCAGAGGTGTTTATCCAGGCAATAAAGGTGCTGAACGAGACACTGTCTGCAGAAACCATCGTACATATCTTGCAGGACTCTCCACCGTCTGGCTCCCCGCTGAAGCGGAGTGGTGCAGTAGTGGAGGTCACTAAATAG